A genomic segment from Halomonas sp. TA22 encodes:
- a CDS encoding Arc family DNA-binding protein has product MTVTEQTNIRLPIGIKERLRREAKRNHRSLNAEISYRLAESLSAQEEPKWKGRDQKP; this is encoded by the coding sequence ATGACCGTTACTGAGCAGACCAACATACGCCTGCCCATTGGTATAAAGGAGAGGCTGAGACGTGAAGCGAAGCGCAATCACCGCAGCTTGAACGCGGAGATATCCTACCGCCTGGCTGAGTCGCTCAGCGCTCAGGAAGAGCCTAAATGGAAGGGACGCGACCAGAAGCCATAA
- a CDS encoding Arc family DNA-binding protein — protein sequence MKDPNPQFNVRLSEELRALIKEAAEKNNRSQTAEVSARLRESFMREGAIKDGGTVQPRHDQEARELVAVMELMTNQLDLMRKELDARLRGLKGDEV from the coding sequence ATGAAAGATCCTAACCCTCAGTTTAATGTACGGCTTTCCGAAGAGTTACGCGCACTTATCAAGGAAGCCGCCGAGAAGAACAACCGGTCTCAGACTGCGGAGGTCTCCGCGCGCCTTAGAGAAAGCTTCATGCGAGAGGGCGCGATCAAGGACGGGGGCACTGTTCAGCCGCGTCACGATCAAGAGGCACGCGAACTAGTTGCGGTAATGGAGTTGATGACGAATCAGCTTGACCTAATGCGTAAGGAACTGGACGCACGCCTGCGCGGCCTGAAAGGCGACGAGGTGTAA
- a CDS encoding DUF2335 domain-containing protein, which translates to MTNGYRKYVELIQQASDPKANQNLLTQKSVTATSAPIPPAQEVEYYDRIMPGAADRIFALAENQQAHRLEQERKQLEINTKVTESNICTADSNIRAQDATILEIRRGQWMAFILGLSFLGITALLGLNGHEFAASALGLGGVAAVATVFIKVRKRQ; encoded by the coding sequence ATGACGAACGGCTACAGGAAGTATGTAGAATTGATTCAGCAGGCCAGCGACCCTAAAGCGAATCAAAACCTTTTGACGCAGAAGTCAGTGACCGCTACCTCTGCCCCAATACCTCCCGCGCAGGAGGTAGAATATTACGATCGCATTATGCCTGGGGCAGCAGATCGCATATTCGCACTTGCTGAAAATCAACAGGCACACCGTCTTGAGCAGGAAAGAAAGCAGCTCGAGATCAACACCAAAGTCACTGAATCCAACATTTGCACGGCAGACTCCAATATCAGAGCACAAGATGCCACCATCCTGGAGATTCGCCGTGGCCAGTGGATGGCGTTTATATTGGGCCTGTCCTTTCTCGGCATCACCGCCCTGCTCGGGCTAAACGGCCATGAGTTCGCAGCATCAGCCTTAGGGCTTGGTGGCGTGGCAGCAGTCGCCACTGTATTTATCAAAGTGAGGAAAAGGCAGTAA